A single region of the Deltaproteobacteria bacterium genome encodes:
- a CDS encoding prolipoprotein diacylglyceryl transferase, which yields MISYPDIKPYIIKIGPLQVRWYAFMYIVGFFSSYLLVKYQIKKKKIPIEKPIIGDIYFYLILGVILGARLGYVIFYDFFEYVKNPLEIIAVWHGGMSFHGGLIGALIAGKYIAKNRNIDFWLLGDLIVVTAPIGLGLGRIGNFINGELYGRVTNVPWAMVFPDRGGLPRHPSQLYETFFEGVVLFTILWLLKDRIKTKGNLTALFVILYGVARFMIEFFREPDAQLGFIAAFLTIGQILSLLMIIAGLFILFRKDVRTSRRVSL from the coding sequence ATGATATCTTATCCTGATATAAAACCTTACATAATTAAAATAGGCCCTTTACAGGTGAGGTGGTATGCTTTTATGTACATCGTGGGCTTTTTTAGCTCATATCTTTTAGTAAAATACCAGATTAAGAAAAAGAAAATACCGATAGAAAAGCCAATAATTGGTGATATCTACTTTTATCTCATTCTCGGAGTGATATTGGGTGCGAGATTAGGTTATGTCATCTTTTATGACTTTTTTGAATACGTAAAAAACCCACTTGAGATCATAGCTGTATGGCATGGGGGGATGTCCTTTCATGGCGGTCTGATTGGAGCCTTGATTGCAGGAAAATATATAGCGAAAAACAGAAATATTGACTTCTGGTTATTAGGAGACCTGATAGTAGTTACAGCCCCAATAGGTCTGGGACTCGGCAGAATTGGCAATTTTATCAATGGTGAACTTTATGGAAGAGTTACTAATGTTCCTTGGGCAATGGTTTTCCCCGATCGGGGAGGGTTGCCGAGACATCCATCACAGCTATATGAGACCTTCTTTGAAGGAGTAGTCCTTTTTACTATATTATGGCTTTTAAAAGACAGGATAAAGACAAAAGGTAACCTGACGGCATTATTTGTAATACTCTATGGGGTCGCAAGGTTCATGATCGAGTTTTTCAGAGAGCCTGATGCTCAACTCGGTTTTATTGCTGCTTTTCTTACCATAGGGCAGATATTGAGCCTCTTGATGATAATTGCGGGCCTATTCATATTATTCAGGAAAGATGTTCGAACCAGTAGAAGGGTCAGCCTTTGA
- a CDS encoding homocysteine S-methyltransferase family protein, which yields MILNLLKEDIVLGDGGTIFEMERRGYVSAGPFTPEVAIEHPEALKQLQTDFARAGAQVLQALTYYAHEEKLKHIGKKGVLAEINSVAVRIANEVAKQYGCVVAGNLANTWVYDPANPSSHKETRRQFDQQIMYQLPHGVDFFIAETIEYLGEAKIALEAIKATGKPAMITLGFKYQDRTLDGVLLEEAFRELEEFGADIVGTNCFRDPKRMLPLAARVRQTVSCFVAAQPVAYRCSEERPYFQIQQFHGHIAFPLELDPFVLTRFEMAKYALKAKQMGINYIGGCCGTAPHHLRAMAEALGRTVPNSKYSPRLELHTIIGNKHHRRERDERILYEQRHNSAVCHFLLKKS from the coding sequence ATGATTTTGAATTTACTGAAAGAAGATATTGTCCTTGGAGATGGTGGGACCATATTTGAAATGGAGCGCAGGGGCTATGTGAGCGCAGGGCCCTTTACCCCTGAAGTTGCCATTGAGCACCCGGAAGCCCTCAAGCAGTTACAAACCGACTTTGCCCGAGCTGGTGCTCAGGTATTACAAGCGTTGACTTATTATGCTCATGAAGAGAAGCTGAAACATATCGGCAAAAAAGGAGTCCTTGCGGAGATTAACTCTGTGGCCGTGCGTATCGCAAACGAGGTGGCTAAACAATATGGGTGTGTAGTTGCCGGTAACTTGGCCAACACCTGGGTCTACGACCCAGCGAATCCATCGAGTCATAAGGAAACCAGGCGCCAGTTCGACCAGCAGATTATGTATCAGCTCCCGCACGGCGTAGACTTCTTCATTGCTGAAACTATAGAGTATTTGGGAGAAGCCAAAATTGCCCTTGAGGCGATTAAGGCCACTGGTAAACCGGCCATGATTACCTTGGGATTCAAGTACCAAGATCGGACCCTCGATGGAGTTCTCTTGGAAGAGGCTTTTAGAGAACTGGAAGAGTTTGGCGCAGACATCGTTGGGACCAACTGTTTTCGCGACCCAAAACGAATGTTGCCTTTAGCAGCGAGGGTACGTCAGACAGTATCTTGTTTTGTAGCCGCGCAGCCGGTTGCCTATCGCTGTTCCGAGGAGAGACCATATTTTCAAATTCAGCAATTCCACGGCCACATTGCCTTTCCCCTCGAGCTAGACCCCTTCGTCCTTACCAGGTTTGAGATGGCCAAGTACGCTCTGAAGGCGAAGCAGATGGGCATCAATTACATCGGTGGTTGCTGTGGAACGGCGCCTCATCACCTGAGGGCCATGGCTGAGGCTTTAGGGCGAACCGTCCCAAATAGCAAGTATTCTCCTCGCTTGGAGTTACACACCATTATAGGGAATAAGCATCATAGGAGGGAAAGAGACGAACGAATTCTGTACGAGCAACGACATAATTCAGCAGTATGCCATTTTTTGCTCAAAAAATCTTAA